The sequence GTCGGTAATAGTTGATTTTCGCAAAGAGTTGCAACCAGATGTCATCAAAACCATAATCAAACAGACCATGTATATGCGTGTCATAAGCAAAATTCCCTAAGATAATTCAATACTTCTGTGTGATCTCCCTTACAATTGAATTGAACTTCTCAACCTCTTCAAAAACAGGACTGTGAGCGGAGTTCTCAAAGGTGAAGAATCCTTTTTCCGGCGCTTTCAGCTGATCATAGAAATCTTTTGCAACAGAATACGGGGTTGTAAAATCATACTTTCCGTGGAAAATATAGACAGGTACCTGCATGCTGTCGATCTCGTTAAAAAGATTTGTTTGGATCACTTCATTCCACATATGCTCCAGTGAAAACATGCTGCCATTCATGAAATTCAGTTTGTCGCCAATTGTGTAATCTCTTGTTTTGAACACAATTCTGATCAATGGCCACATTCCGGTTATATCCCGGGTGGTCCCGCCGCCGAATTTGTTCACGTATATCCTTTGTTCTGTCATATAATCAATCCACTCTTTGCCGCTGGCATTCAAATCTGGAAAACTTAATCCAGCAAGTGTTTCAGCAGCTTTCTTATCATTATGGTTACGGGCCTCCTCTTTTGCCCATTCAAATGAGATTTGCTCTCCAATGAACTGATCCGCTACCTGTCCGATCCCAAAATAGGCCCGATAGAGCTCAGGATGTTCCCGGGCTGCCAGGATACCCAGTAAGGATCCCCATGAATGGCCCATAATATATATCCTGTCCTGTTTGAATCTTTCTGACAGGTATTCACTGAGTTCCCTGGTATCTGAGATAAACTGCCGCATATTCATGCTTTCAACCGGAATATCCCTTGACCAGGACTTGCCCGCCCCGCGTTGTTCCCAGTACACCATAACGAAGTCTTTTTCTATACCAGGATTAAAATGTTTCATGAAGGCAGCTTCCGGACTTCCAGGTCCGCCATGCAGGAAAAGCATTACCGGTTTTGTTGAATCTGCACCCCTGATAATGAGATACTGATCAAGTCCACCCAGGGAGATCTTCTCAATAACAGAAATGCTGCCCTCCAGCGGGTTTCCGTCAGGGCCGGTCAGAGGTTCGGGTTTTCCGGGACTGATAATCCATAGTGCAACAAAAAGTCCCAGAACTGTTGCTGAAATTCCTCCAATAATGTAGAGGCTTACTCTGATTATTCTTTTTCTCATTGTTGTTAATTTAATTTAGTTATTCCCTTCCCGGGGATGAGTTAAAGTTATCTTCAAGTGTTTTTTTTGAATTTTGCAAAGCCTCCAGAATGTGATCTCTTAATGCAACAGTATTCAATGCTCCGGTAACATGTCCGTTTTCAATTGTTCTGACAGGATGCCCTTCATAGCTGTTCTTCTGGACATCATACTCTATATACCGGTCGTAGGTTGCCAGCAGGGGAATGACATTCCTTGTCCTAACTTTACTGAAATCTTCATGGAAATTCAATAACTGCCTTATCTTATCAGGTTGCTGAAAAACGCTATCTGAGGCAAGCTTCCTGTATTTGCTTTTTAAAAACAGTTCGCCCAGAAATGTTCCGGCCAGCAGAGGTACATATACAGTAGATGAATTATAATAACTTCTGTGGAGATTGGTGACCCATCCCCCAAGGCTTATGCCGCATGTGATAACCGGAGCATTACTTATCTCCCTCAGCTTTTCTATTATGGATTCATTCAGTTTCACAGAAGCTGAGATCATCGCCATGAAATTTACCAGATGCAACATTTTTTGCTGGTACTGTTTAAGGCTGCCATTATGAAAAGGAGCTCTTACCGCAATCAGGTTCGCATCGAACCTATCCCGGGCCTTTACAAAGATGTCCATAAAAGAATTTTTCGCTCTTTTACGGTAATCGAAGGGTCTTTCATTGTTTCCATGATGATAAATGATTGACGGATGATCAATCCCAAGCCATTTCTCAACCCTGAAAGCAGGATCAAGCTCCCCGGCAATCCTCCTTGTTGCCCGGATTTCATAAGTCCCTTCAGAATTAATCGCAGGAACAGTTAATTCAGTTGACCTGATAAGTTCTTCGAAAGACAAGCTGTCGGTGCTTTCAGTAAAAAACTTCTTGCTGCCCGAGACCAGTGCACCGATATTTGCGGTTAAATTGTCAATAAGAATGTGTTTGTTCATGGCATCTACTGTACTTCCGAAATTACGGAGGGGAACTGTTTTTTGGTCTTGTAAATTATCAAATAACAGGCCATTGAGCTTAACAAACAGTTTAACAAGGGCTAAGGGGTATAATGGAAATCACAATACTGTCCGCCAGCAAACATGCTTGTTCGAAACCGGACATCTCCAAAGATCTTTTACTTATGCTCTGCACGCCTTACATACCATATATCGGAACCGAATACCCCTTCGTCGTCTACCAGTACATGAACGAAATACATTATGCTGCCGTCTGCCACAAGCGAAGGTTCTCCAACATAGCCGGTGATAACCATTTCAGGTTCGCTCCAGTTTTCTCCAATGAAGGTTGAGCGGTAAATGCTTGAAGGACCGTCACGCCTGGAGACAAAGTACATGGTGTTCGGATCACCGGCCGCGAATCCCGGTTGTCCGTCCCAGTCGGACGAATTCACAGGGGCTCCGGTGTTTTCCGGTACTGACCACCCATCCGTTTCTTTTGTTGACACCCAGATGTCAGTGCCTCCGAGTCCACCGGGCCGTGTGGAGGTAAGGAACAACTGCAAACCATCGGGGCTCAGGGCATGTTCACCATCAAGGTAAATGGAGTTTACCGGTTCACCAGGGTTCACGGCAGGGCCCGGTTCGCCGTCGATGATCGGAGCAACATATATGTCGAGATAGTCATCTGTCGGTGGCGAATGCTGATAACCCAGGTTATCAGCCCGTGTCGAATGGAAGTAGACATAAGCCCCGTCAGGGGTAAAACTCAGCCTGCCATCAACAGAACCACCTTCAGCTCCCTTCTGCAGGTCAAAAAAACGCGGGTTGGTGAACAGACCGGGATCATCTCCAACCCTTTTGGCGTAATATGTGCCTGTATGAATATGGAGCAACTCTTCATTGGTGCCCTCTACTGTGGGTGACCAGAAGAAATAGATGGTTTTCCCGTCCCGGCTTATCTCAACAGCATCATTGGGGCACTGGTCGGTAAGAGGGCTGGCAAGCCTGACCGGCTCACCCCAGTCCGTCGCAACAACGACCGGTTCACTGTAGTACGGGACACGGCCGGGGTCGGGACTATACCTGCATTGAGGACGGGGACTGTCATGTTTGAACAGGAGGGTTTTGTCATTATCATTGTCACTGCAGCCGCAGGTCAGGACCATGATAAAAGAAATAATGGCCGGAATAATAAGCTTTTCCATAAACAGATCCTGTAATTATGATAAATTTAACTCATTTCAGGATAATTTAAAAGAAATAATCACGGCTTGATGAAAGTGATCTTGTACATGAGCCCTTTGCAAATGATCTCCGAAGATATCTCTGTCATCTCGGCAGGCACCAGGTCAACAGGAACCCGCGCTTTATCAGCATCTTTGAATTCTTTTTTTATCAGCGGGTTTTTTTGATAACTTTGGCGAACAAGTTTGTCGGTTTCATCAACTATAAGGAGTTTGGTGCCGGGTTTTGCAACCCTGATCATTTCATGTATCGCCTTTTGCTTGTCATTGAAGTAGTTAATTCCTCCGCAGTGAAAGACTACATCAAAAAAATCATCCTTGAAAGGCAGCTCTTCACCTTCACAGTGGACCAGCCTGGCATCTATATTCCATCTTTTGACATGCTTCTTCGCCTGCCTTAACATTCCCAGCGATATATCCACCCCGTAATACACTGCATTTTTGTTTAAAAACCTGAAATTGTCTCCTGTGCCGGTTGATACTTCAAGTACCTTATCGTTATCCTTTACAGTCAATTCGCTCAGAAACGGGTCCCTGAATTTTCGTTCGCCGCCAAACTTAAACCAGAAGTATAATCTTTGTGACAGGTTGTATGACCAGGCTATCTTATTATAAAGACGGTTGTATTTAAGATTATCGCCTGTAAGCTCTGCTTCGTTTATGAAGGAATATATTCCTTCAATCATTCGCAAATTTTTGTTCTTATCTTCCATGAACATCTGTAGAGTTGTTTTTGCCATTTTTGAGCTGACC is a genomic window of Marinilabiliales bacterium containing:
- a CDS encoding methyltransferase domain-containing protein — its product is MFMEDKNKNLRMIEGIYSFINEAELTGDNLKYNRLYNKIAWSYNLSQRLYFWFKFGGERKFRDPFLSELTVKDNDKVLEVSTGTGDNFRFLNKNAVYYGVDISLGMLRQAKKHVKRWNIDARLVHCEGEELPFKDDFFDVVFHCGGINYFNDKQKAIHEMIRVAKPGTKLLIVDETDKLVRQSYQKNPLIKKEFKDADKARVPVDLVPAEMTEISSEIICKGLMYKITFIKP
- a CDS encoding alpha/beta hydrolase, with protein sequence MRKRIIRVSLYIIGGISATVLGLFVALWIISPGKPEPLTGPDGNPLEGSISVIEKISLGGLDQYLIIRGADSTKPVMLFLHGGPGSPEAAFMKHFNPGIEKDFVMVYWEQRGAGKSWSRDIPVESMNMRQFISDTRELSEYLSERFKQDRIYIMGHSWGSLLGILAAREHPELYRAYFGIGQVADQFIGEQISFEWAKEEARNHNDKKAAETLAGLSFPDLNASGKEWIDYMTEQRIYVNKFGGGTTRDITGMWPLIRIVFKTRDYTIGDKLNFMNGSMFSLEHMWNEVIQTNLFNEIDSMQVPVYIFHGKYDFTTPYSVAKDFYDQLKAPEKGFFTFENSAHSPVFEEVEKFNSIVREITQKY